In Spirochaeta thermophila DSM 6578, the following proteins share a genomic window:
- a CDS encoding PAS domain-containing hybrid sensor histidine kinase/response regulator translates to MGEEYAMTSSRGGGEISSLEESLEALSLDMGAPGASLCLTITYELQEIARWEAPDAVTLLDALLLSTDEGRFWIESFELRNFTHLSILDGRIHLYPLKVGGFLYGILAVDSPSHPEAFLSRKSRYERAWFSALPWERIFTPGFRLDIAKNLLPSLRTGLLYLDVRTRSIDLHLPGSSTSPSTSLTLSEPEFLATVEPDARKSLEEFLAAPHDTFHGRFSFPGRGRTSFLVIPLPVQGRIRPFLLLDVHAETLYFESLQEQRRLFTSVLDSFTDYILVTDSDRRILYANTAFETWAYLLEGRPLPSLVGKPISLVSRAIDAHLRPLLEEAEKSATVILREISWQHRAEEITTEVTIFPLHKDYETARWLIILHNITHRKRTERLLSQQKQFYRQMLEALPIGVYTLDPLSDYTVSLWNPYMERITGVPRQKALGVPETRLFPPPFSEELEVLNRKILEDPLTPVLVPSMEVEFPHQEESRIVKVQKRGVLTPEGELDHILVLLEDITEQRRTEEELERYRTHLEEEVARKSAELARAAMEMDAILRSTESVAICSMNRDLRIQIFNPTLARLSRMYFKRPPRREMRFTDLFPTRTMQRQVETAVSRVLSGQTFTTRFSISRRNLLPLHLEVVISPKRNEEGEILGATVIAMDITQRATVERQMRLFKAIADTAPYGTVIIDANHTIVYANPYMARIHGYRLEEVMGQHLSIFHTEEQYEKLIEELTRAEDVGVMPSQEIWHVYQGQLPFPMLTTATFIKDEEGHVTYIGIVSLDMSLQKEAEQKLKEAKEEAERAMRAKSEFLANMSHEIRTPLNAIIGFTDLLASSFPSGKEASYLDAIRSSGKNLLMLINDILDLSKIEAGKMTLSYSPVDLRSFIEEIANIFRTQVENKGLSFILDYAPALPPTVEIDELRLRQVLFNLIGNAIKFTEQGHVKVQVRGTLHTEESKVDLTISVEDTGIGIRPEEREAIFQSFHQSSGQDSRKYGGTGLGLTISKRLVEMMGGTISVESEYGKGTTFTVRIPDLTCSAERTASATEETGGDVPMYEGKVILVVDDKELNRTLLKEYLAPTGATVIEASNGQEALSRAETHPPDLILMDIRMPVMDGLTFIKEYYRDPSHRHIPVIALTASVLKERHEEFLKNGFVEVLTKPIQRDTLFSTLRSFLPTETTRTTAPPPPREEHLELTSEDLARREQILSLYDREIAPLLEEAKETWLNTTLEELGSRAKEAGTRIGSPFLSGWGASLEEAVQSFNTHRIRTVIKEFEEKIGRLKEESR, encoded by the coding sequence ATGGGAGAAGAGTATGCCATGACCTCCTCCCGCGGGGGGGGAGAGATATCCTCACTCGAGGAGAGTCTCGAAGCACTCTCCCTGGACATGGGGGCACCGGGGGCAAGCCTCTGCCTCACTATCACCTATGAACTCCAGGAGATCGCCCGGTGGGAGGCTCCCGATGCAGTCACCCTTCTGGACGCGCTCCTCCTCTCCACCGACGAAGGCAGGTTCTGGATAGAGAGCTTCGAGCTCAGGAACTTCACCCATCTGTCCATCCTGGACGGGCGCATACACCTCTACCCCCTCAAGGTGGGAGGATTCCTCTACGGCATCCTCGCGGTCGACAGCCCCTCGCACCCCGAGGCCTTCCTCTCCCGTAAATCGAGGTACGAACGGGCCTGGTTCTCCGCCCTTCCCTGGGAACGGATATTCACCCCCGGGTTCCGTCTCGATATCGCGAAAAACCTCCTCCCCTCACTCCGGACAGGGCTCCTCTATCTGGACGTCCGGACCCGTTCGATCGATCTCCACCTCCCGGGATCCTCGACGAGCCCTTCCACGTCCCTCACCCTCTCCGAACCGGAATTCCTCGCCACCGTGGAACCCGATGCCCGGAAGTCCCTCGAGGAGTTCCTCGCCGCTCCCCACGACACCTTCCACGGACGCTTCTCCTTCCCGGGAAGGGGCCGCACCTCTTTCCTCGTCATACCCCTCCCGGTGCAGGGCCGGATCCGCCCCTTCCTCCTCCTCGACGTACACGCCGAGACCCTCTACTTCGAGTCACTGCAGGAACAGCGGAGGCTCTTCACCTCGGTATTGGATTCCTTCACTGACTACATTCTGGTGACGGACAGCGACAGGCGTATCCTCTACGCCAATACGGCCTTCGAGACCTGGGCCTACCTCCTGGAAGGACGCCCTCTCCCCAGCCTGGTCGGCAAACCCATCTCCCTCGTCTCGAGGGCCATCGATGCCCACCTCCGCCCCCTGTTGGAGGAGGCGGAGAAGAGCGCCACGGTGATCCTCCGGGAGATCTCCTGGCAGCACAGGGCGGAAGAGATCACGACCGAGGTCACCATATTCCCCCTCCACAAGGACTACGAGACCGCACGGTGGCTCATCATACTTCACAACATCACCCACCGGAAACGCACCGAACGTCTCCTCAGCCAGCAGAAGCAGTTCTATCGCCAGATGCTGGAGGCCCTCCCCATAGGGGTCTATACCCTCGATCCCTTGAGCGACTACACCGTCTCCCTGTGGAATCCCTACATGGAACGGATCACAGGAGTCCCCCGGCAGAAGGCCCTGGGAGTCCCCGAGACCCGACTCTTCCCTCCCCCTTTCTCCGAGGAGCTCGAAGTCCTCAACCGGAAGATACTCGAGGATCCCCTCACCCCGGTCCTCGTGCCCTCGATGGAAGTCGAGTTCCCCCATCAGGAGGAGTCCCGCATCGTGAAGGTGCAGAAGCGAGGCGTCCTCACCCCCGAAGGTGAGCTCGACCACATTCTGGTCCTCCTGGAAGACATCACCGAACAACGACGGACGGAGGAGGAACTCGAACGATACCGCACCCACCTGGAGGAGGAGGTCGCGCGGAAGAGCGCGGAGCTCGCGCGGGCCGCCATGGAGATGGACGCCATCCTCCGGAGCACCGAGTCGGTGGCCATCTGTTCCATGAACAGGGATCTGCGCATCCAGATCTTCAACCCCACCCTCGCCCGACTCTCTCGCATGTACTTCAAGAGACCTCCCCGGCGGGAGATGCGCTTTACCGATCTGTTCCCCACGAGGACCATGCAGAGGCAGGTGGAGACGGCCGTCTCCCGGGTTCTCTCGGGTCAGACATTCACCACCCGCTTTTCCATCTCCAGGAGGAACCTCCTCCCCCTCCACCTGGAGGTGGTCATCTCTCCCAAACGGAACGAGGAGGGAGAGATCCTCGGTGCCACGGTGATCGCCATGGACATCACCCAGCGGGCCACCGTGGAACGCCAGATGCGGCTCTTCAAGGCCATAGCCGACACCGCACCCTACGGGACCGTGATCATCGACGCCAACCACACCATCGTCTACGCCAATCCCTACATGGCCCGGATCCACGGCTACAGGCTGGAAGAAGTGATGGGTCAACACCTCTCCATCTTCCACACCGAGGAGCAGTACGAGAAGCTCATCGAGGAACTCACCAGGGCGGAGGACGTGGGAGTGATGCCCTCCCAGGAGATATGGCACGTCTATCAGGGACAGCTTCCTTTCCCCATGCTCACGACCGCCACATTCATCAAGGACGAAGAGGGGCACGTGACCTACATAGGAATCGTGTCCCTCGACATGAGCCTCCAGAAAGAGGCCGAACAGAAGCTCAAGGAAGCCAAGGAGGAAGCGGAGCGGGCGATGCGGGCCAAGAGTGAGTTCCTCGCCAACATGAGCCACGAGATCCGAACCCCGCTCAACGCCATCATCGGCTTCACCGACCTCCTCGCCTCCTCCTTTCCCTCGGGGAAGGAAGCCTCCTACCTCGACGCCATCAGATCAAGCGGCAAGAACCTCCTCATGCTCATCAACGACATCCTCGACCTCTCCAAGATAGAAGCCGGCAAGATGACCCTCTCCTACAGCCCTGTCGACCTGCGTTCCTTCATCGAGGAAATAGCCAACATCTTCCGGACCCAAGTGGAGAACAAGGGCCTCTCCTTCATCCTCGACTACGCCCCTGCCCTCCCTCCCACCGTGGAGATCGACGAACTCAGACTCAGGCAGGTCCTCTTCAACCTCATAGGCAACGCCATCAAGTTCACCGAACAGGGCCATGTGAAGGTCCAGGTGAGGGGGACCCTTCATACCGAGGAATCGAAGGTGGACCTCACCATCTCCGTGGAAGACACCGGCATAGGCATACGGCCGGAGGAGAGAGAGGCCATCTTCCAGTCCTTCCACCAGAGCTCGGGCCAGGACAGCCGCAAATACGGGGGTACAGGACTCGGACTCACGATCTCGAAGCGCCTCGTGGAGATGATGGGAGGGACCATCTCCGTGGAAAGCGAGTACGGCAAGGGAACCACCTTCACCGTGAGAATTCCCGATCTCACCTGCTCCGCCGAGCGGACGGCGTCCGCCACCGAGGAAACCGGAGGAGACGTCCCGATGTACGAAGGGAAGGTCATCCTGGTGGTCGACGACAAGGAGCTCAACCGCACCCTTCTCAAGGAATACCTCGCGCCCACAGGGGCAACTGTCATCGAAGCCTCGAACGGGCAAGAGGCCCTCTCCCGAGCAGAGACCCACCCTCCCGACCTCATACTCATGGACATCAGGATGCCCGTGATGGACGGTCTCACCTTCATCAAGGAGTACTACAGAGATCCTTCCCATCGGCACATCCCGGTGATCGCCCTCACCGCCTCGGTCCTCAAAGAGCGGCACGAGGAATTCCTGAAGAACGGGTTCGTCGAAGTCCTCACCAAGCCGATCCAGAGGGACACCCTCTTCTCGACCCTGAGATCCTTCCTCCCCACGGAAACGACCCGCACCACGGCTCCCCCTCCCCCGCGGGAGGAGCATCTCGAGTTGACGTCCGAAGACCTCGCACGAAGAGAGCAGATCCTCTCCCTCTACGATCGGGAGATCGCTCCCCTTCTCGAAGAAGCAAAGGAGACATGGCTCAACACCACCCTGGAGGAGCTCGGTTCCAGGGCAAAAGAGGCGGGAACGAGAATCGGCTCGCCCTTCCTCTCAGGGTGGGGAGCATCCCTGGAGGAAGCGGTACAGAGCTTCAACACACATCGGATACGCACCGTCATAAAGGAGTTTGAAGAGAAAATCGGACGATTGAAGGAGGAATCCCGATGA
- the speA gene encoding biosynthetic arginine decarboxylase, which translates to MARKEIKAWTIKDSDEYYGISRWGGDFFGISESGEVTVKLSTPERKTEEVSLYEIAQKVVQGGLSFPVLLRFRDILRAKIHELNNAFLSAIKESGYRGTYRGVFPIKVNQQQQVIEDIVEIGRPFHYGLEAGSKAELFIALSHLRDKESLLVCNGYKDREFIDLALYGTKLGHKVVLVIERLSEIRTIIERSRALGILPFLGIRVKLSSTTPGKWSESSGDQSIFGLTSHQVVSAVKILKEEGMLDRLVLLHYHLGSQIPDIRHIRSAVKEAARYYAALYKEGATMGHLDIGGGLAVDYDGSQTNFHSSRNYTLKEYATDVVEEVMEILDPEGIPHPTLVSESGRFVVAYSSVLLFNVLDSSSLTVAPDRLSVPEECSPTLKELIDIYNSISVKNVQEAFHDIIYYRDLIRSQFIMGDIPLWERGLAELYFWNGIEKLVKVSKQLKYIPEEIEEAEASLAHIYYGNFSVFQSLPDAWAIDQLFPIVPIHRLNEQPEVPAIIADTTCDSDGKIDTFIDIYDTRPYLLLHPLKDEEYIIGIFLVGAYQETLGDLHNLFGDTHIVNVALDDDGEIVFVNEVEGDTVEDILSYVEYIPKAILHRLKRKVEQALKEKKIGLPEKKAIMEAFEEGMRGYTYFE; encoded by the coding sequence ATGGCACGCAAGGAGATAAAGGCCTGGACCATAAAGGACTCCGACGAATACTACGGGATAAGCAGATGGGGAGGCGACTTCTTTGGTATCTCCGAATCCGGCGAGGTGACGGTGAAGCTCTCCACCCCCGAGCGGAAGACAGAGGAGGTGAGCCTCTACGAGATCGCCCAGAAGGTGGTACAGGGCGGGCTCTCGTTCCCGGTCCTCCTCAGATTCAGGGACATCCTCAGGGCGAAGATCCACGAACTCAACAACGCCTTCCTCTCCGCCATCAAGGAGAGCGGCTATCGGGGAACCTATCGGGGCGTCTTCCCCATAAAGGTGAACCAGCAGCAGCAGGTCATAGAGGACATAGTGGAGATAGGTCGTCCCTTTCACTACGGACTCGAAGCCGGCAGCAAGGCGGAACTCTTCATCGCCCTCTCCCACCTCCGCGACAAGGAAAGTCTGCTCGTGTGCAACGGCTACAAGGACAGGGAGTTCATCGACCTTGCCCTCTACGGCACCAAGCTCGGCCACAAGGTGGTGCTGGTGATCGAGCGCCTCTCCGAGATCCGGACGATCATCGAGCGCTCCCGCGCGCTGGGTATCCTTCCGTTCCTGGGCATCAGGGTGAAACTCTCCTCGACCACCCCGGGCAAGTGGTCGGAGAGTTCAGGGGACCAATCCATCTTCGGCCTCACCTCGCACCAGGTCGTCTCCGCTGTAAAGATCCTCAAGGAAGAGGGGATGCTCGACCGCCTCGTCCTCCTCCACTACCACCTCGGCTCGCAGATCCCCGACATCAGGCACATTCGCTCCGCGGTGAAGGAAGCGGCCAGGTACTACGCAGCCCTCTACAAGGAGGGGGCGACGATGGGACACCTGGATATCGGAGGGGGCCTCGCGGTGGACTACGACGGCTCGCAGACCAACTTCCACTCGAGCCGGAACTACACCCTCAAGGAGTACGCCACCGACGTGGTGGAGGAGGTGATGGAGATACTCGACCCCGAGGGAATCCCTCACCCCACCCTGGTGAGCGAATCCGGACGGTTCGTGGTGGCGTATTCGAGCGTCCTCCTGTTCAACGTCCTGGACTCCTCGAGCCTCACCGTTGCTCCGGACCGGCTCTCCGTCCCCGAGGAGTGCTCGCCCACGCTCAAGGAACTCATCGATATCTACAATTCCATATCGGTCAAGAACGTACAGGAGGCATTCCACGACATCATCTACTACCGCGATCTCATCCGCTCCCAGTTCATCATGGGCGACATCCCTCTCTGGGAACGAGGTCTGGCCGAGCTCTATTTCTGGAACGGCATAGAAAAGCTGGTGAAAGTGTCGAAGCAGCTCAAGTACATACCGGAAGAGATAGAAGAGGCCGAGGCGAGCCTCGCTCACATCTACTACGGCAACTTCAGCGTCTTCCAGTCGCTCCCCGATGCGTGGGCCATCGATCAGCTCTTCCCCATCGTCCCCATCCACAGGCTCAACGAACAGCCGGAGGTCCCTGCCATCATCGCCGATACCACCTGTGACTCGGACGGAAAGATAGACACCTTCATCGACATCTACGACACCCGCCCCTATCTCCTCCTCCATCCCCTGAAAGACGAGGAGTACATCATCGGTATCTTCCTCGTGGGAGCCTACCAGGAGACATTGGGAGACCTCCACAACCTCTTCGGTGACACCCACATAGTGAACGTCGCCCTGGACGATGACGGCGAGATCGTCTTCGTGAACGAGGTGGAGGGCGACACCGTGGAGGACATCCTCAGCTACGTGGAGTACATCCCCAAGGCCATCCTCCACCGCCTCAAACGCAAGGTGGAACAGGCCCTCAAGGAGAAGAAGATCGGCCTCCCGGAGAAAAAGGCCATCATGGAAGCCTTCGAGGAAGGCATGCGCGGATACACCTATTTCGAGTGA
- a CDS encoding chromate transporter has product MWKRGGLSVNGAVTGKARLFLTFFSIGAVTFGGGYAMIPLIQRDLCERKGWLEEKEMLDILAAAQSVPGAVAINTASLVGMRLAGVGGALAAMLGMVLPSFLVILLVAGVLYRFVHVELVGHAFAGMRAVVLGLLASVVLSVGRSTVKDAWSGLIAVGAVVCVVVLGVHPVLVLLGAGVLGLLASLWRTGRRSDG; this is encoded by the coding sequence ATGTGGAAGAGAGGAGGGCTCAGCGTGAATGGTGCCGTGACGGGAAAGGCCCGGCTTTTCCTCACCTTCTTCTCCATAGGGGCGGTCACGTTCGGGGGAGGGTACGCGATGATTCCCCTCATCCAGCGGGACCTGTGTGAGCGTAAGGGGTGGCTCGAGGAGAAGGAAATGCTCGATATCCTTGCCGCGGCCCAGTCGGTCCCGGGGGCGGTGGCGATCAATACCGCCTCGTTGGTGGGGATGCGCCTGGCCGGGGTCGGGGGTGCGCTCGCCGCGATGCTCGGTATGGTGCTCCCCTCGTTCCTCGTGATCCTGCTGGTGGCGGGCGTGCTCTATCGGTTCGTACATGTGGAGCTGGTGGGGCATGCGTTCGCCGGGATGCGTGCGGTGGTGCTCGGGCTCCTCGCATCCGTGGTGCTCTCGGTGGGAAGGAGCACGGTGAAGGATGCGTGGAGCGGGCTGATCGCGGTGGGGGCGGTGGTGTGTGTGGTGGTGCTGGGGGTGCACCCGGTACTCGTGCTCCTGGGCGCAGGCGTCCTGGGGCTTCTCGCTTCGTTGTGGCGGACGGGGAGGCGCTCGGATGGGTGA
- a CDS encoding chromate transporter: protein MGEVWGLFVSFFKIGAFAFGGGYAMIPLIASEVEGHGWLSARVFADVVAIAEMTPGPVAINMATFVGFRVAGVPGALVATTGVVLPSFLLVLVVGRWLARWEKAPLKEAVFSGLRPAVVGLIGSAVWVVGRGALLDHPPEALQIPLGSGVDGISLLIAVAAFLVFRTLRLHPVWVILGGAAAGMLAGMVAPGWGG from the coding sequence ATGGGTGAGGTGTGGGGGCTTTTCGTCTCGTTTTTCAAGATAGGGGCGTTCGCCTTCGGGGGGGGATACGCCATGATCCCCCTTATCGCTTCCGAGGTGGAGGGGCACGGGTGGCTTTCCGCGCGTGTCTTCGCCGACGTGGTGGCGATCGCGGAGATGACGCCGGGGCCGGTGGCGATCAACATGGCGACGTTCGTGGGGTTCAGGGTGGCGGGGGTGCCGGGTGCCCTGGTGGCCACCACGGGGGTGGTGCTGCCCTCGTTCCTCCTCGTGCTGGTGGTGGGAAGGTGGCTCGCGCGATGGGAGAAGGCCCCGCTCAAGGAGGCGGTCTTCTCGGGTCTCAGACCCGCGGTGGTGGGGCTCATCGGTTCGGCTGTGTGGGTGGTAGGCAGGGGGGCTCTCCTCGACCACCCGCCCGAGGCACTGCAGATTCCCCTCGGTTCGGGTGTCGACGGGATCTCGCTGCTCATCGCGGTGGCGGCGTTCCTGGTCTTCAGGACCCTGCGCCTCCACCCCGTCTGGGTGATCCTCGGGGGAGCGGCGGCGGGTATGCTCGCGGGTATGGTGGCGCCGGGGTGGGGCGGGTGA
- a CDS encoding RrF2 family transcriptional regulator — MENVLFEGEAVIRIHRDLEYALIALAHLSRVRGLVSSRELASSTGLPEARLRKILQRLGRAGVLRAVQGAHGGYVLERSLSELTIGEVARALDERVILPCGRDGCEVPEFCVMRPGVIDLVSLLEQHVYSLPLSRFIGGAYEFAR, encoded by the coding sequence ATGGAAAATGTCCTATTTGAAGGAGAGGCGGTGATACGGATTCACAGGGACCTCGAGTATGCGTTGATCGCGCTCGCCCATCTCTCCAGGGTCAGAGGGCTCGTCTCGTCTCGAGAGCTCGCTTCTTCCACCGGGCTCCCCGAGGCGAGGTTGCGGAAGATCCTGCAGCGTCTCGGGAGGGCGGGGGTCCTCAGGGCTGTACAGGGGGCGCACGGCGGCTACGTGCTCGAGCGCTCCCTCTCTGAGCTCACCATAGGTGAGGTGGCCCGGGCGCTCGACGAGCGGGTGATCCTCCCCTGCGGCAGGGACGGGTGTGAGGTGCCCGAGTTCTGCGTGATGAGGCCCGGGGTGATCGACCTGGTGTCCCTCCTCGAGCAGCATGTCTACAGCCTGCCCCTCTCCCGTTTCATCGGAGGTGCGTATGAGTTCGCACGATGA
- a CDS encoding metal-sulfur cluster assembly factor: MSSHDDARGKKPPVSREVVYEALSNVYDPELGLPITDLGMVYRVDVFPDRIELDFTLTYPGCPLGEVIEKAIRAEVGKVAHTDNLVVSLVWDPPWTPDFMSEAARFSLGYPI; encoded by the coding sequence ATGAGTTCGCACGATGACGCTCGGGGGAAGAAGCCTCCGGTCTCCAGGGAGGTGGTCTACGAGGCCCTCAGCAATGTCTACGATCCTGAGCTGGGGCTCCCCATCACCGACCTGGGGATGGTCTACCGGGTGGACGTCTTCCCCGACAGGATCGAACTGGATTTCACGCTCACCTACCCGGGGTGTCCCCTCGGGGAGGTGATAGAGAAGGCGATCCGGGCAGAGGTGGGAAAGGTGGCCCACACCGACAACCTGGTGGTGAGTCTGGTATGGGACCCTCCGTGGACGCCCGATTTCATGAGCGAGGCTGCACGATTCAGCCTCGGATATCCCATATAA
- the sufC gene encoding Fe-S cluster assembly ATPase SufC: MAELRIEGLRAEIEGKPILQGVDLVLRTGKVHALMGPNGSGKSTLAHVIMGHPSYTVTGGRILLDGEDILELPPEERAVRGLFLGFQYPAEVSGLTTGKFVKRVLEKHPARNMPVTQMIKELKDALTRMGLSQEFINRSLNEGFSGGEKKRMEIVQMLMIRPRFAVLDEIDSGLDIDALKDVAEGINSLRGPEFCAFVITHYQRILEHVHPDFVHIMYRGRILTSGGRDLVETLEAKGYEWLRKEFGIEEDEHEYVHN; this comes from the coding sequence ATGGCGGAACTTCGCATAGAGGGGCTGCGTGCCGAGATCGAAGGAAAGCCCATCCTCCAGGGGGTGGATCTGGTCCTGCGCACCGGTAAGGTGCATGCCCTCATGGGACCCAATGGGTCGGGTAAGAGTACCCTTGCCCACGTAATCATGGGGCATCCGTCCTACACCGTGACCGGGGGGAGGATCCTCCTGGACGGTGAGGATATCCTGGAACTGCCGCCCGAGGAGCGGGCGGTGCGGGGGTTGTTCCTCGGTTTCCAGTACCCGGCCGAGGTCTCGGGGCTCACCACGGGCAAGTTCGTGAAGCGGGTGCTCGAGAAGCATCCGGCCCGGAACATGCCGGTGACGCAGATGATCAAGGAGCTCAAGGATGCGCTGACGCGGATGGGTCTTTCCCAGGAGTTCATCAACCGGTCCCTCAACGAGGGGTTTTCGGGTGGTGAGAAGAAGCGTATGGAGATCGTGCAGATGCTCATGATCCGTCCCCGGTTCGCGGTCCTCGACGAGATCGACTCGGGGCTCGACATCGATGCATTGAAGGACGTGGCCGAGGGGATCAACTCCCTCAGGGGACCCGAGTTCTGCGCCTTCGTGATCACACACTACCAGCGGATACTGGAACACGTGCATCCCGATTTCGTGCACATCATGTATCGCGGCAGGATCCTCACCTCCGGAGGGAGGGATCTGGTCGAGACGCTCGAGGCGAAGGGGTACGAGTGGTTGCGGAAGGAGTTCGGCATAGAGGAGGACGAACATGAGTACGTCCACAATTGA
- the sufB gene encoding Fe-S cluster assembly protein SufB has translation MSTSTIDFGEYKYGFSDAVKPVVQEEKGLSEEVVKRISYYKEEPDWMREFRLRAYRIFKSKPMPTWGVDLSALDFDEIYYYVRPTDGAGRSWDEVPETIKRTFERLGIPEAERKYLAGVGAQYDSEMVYHSIKEELASKGVIFCDPETAVREYPDLVRKYFGTVVPPGDNTFAALNSAVWSGGSFVYVPKGVHVDIPLQAYFRINTQNMGQFERTLIIADEGSFVHYIEGCTAPVYTTASLHAAVVEIIALPGARVRYSTIQNWSGDVYNLVTKRAVAYEHATVEWVDGNIGSRKTMKYPSVYLMGPYAHGEVLSIAFAGKGQEQDTGAKMIHAASHTSSVITSKSISKDGGIATYRGLVKVEEGVRGARSHVVCDALIMDPQSVSRTFPYMEIKSPHVHMEHEAKVSRVSEQQLFYLMSRGFSEDEAAAMIVNGFIDPLVKQLPMEYAVELNRLIELEMEGSVG, from the coding sequence ATGAGTACGTCCACAATTGATTTCGGTGAGTACAAGTACGGCTTCTCCGACGCGGTGAAGCCGGTGGTCCAGGAGGAGAAGGGGCTCTCCGAGGAGGTGGTGAAGAGGATCTCCTACTACAAGGAGGAGCCCGACTGGATGCGGGAGTTCAGGCTCAGGGCCTACCGGATATTCAAGTCGAAGCCCATGCCGACGTGGGGCGTGGATCTCTCGGCCCTCGACTTCGACGAGATCTACTACTATGTCCGTCCCACCGATGGAGCGGGGAGGTCGTGGGATGAGGTGCCCGAGACCATCAAGCGAACGTTCGAGCGCCTGGGGATCCCCGAGGCGGAGCGGAAGTACCTGGCCGGTGTAGGGGCGCAGTACGATTCCGAGATGGTGTATCACAGTATCAAGGAGGAGCTCGCCTCCAAGGGGGTGATCTTCTGTGATCCCGAGACGGCGGTGAGGGAGTATCCGGATCTGGTGCGGAAGTACTTCGGGACCGTGGTCCCGCCGGGCGACAATACGTTCGCGGCCCTCAATTCGGCGGTATGGTCGGGCGGGAGCTTCGTCTACGTGCCGAAGGGGGTGCATGTGGATATCCCGCTCCAGGCGTACTTCAGGATCAACACCCAGAACATGGGGCAGTTCGAGCGTACGCTCATCATCGCCGACGAGGGGAGTTTCGTGCACTACATAGAGGGGTGTACGGCCCCGGTCTACACCACGGCCTCGCTCCACGCCGCGGTGGTGGAGATCATCGCGCTTCCGGGTGCACGGGTGCGCTACTCCACGATCCAGAACTGGTCGGGGGATGTGTACAACCTGGTGACCAAGCGGGCGGTTGCCTACGAGCACGCCACGGTGGAGTGGGTCGACGGGAATATCGGGAGTCGGAAGACCATGAAGTATCCCTCGGTGTACCTCATGGGGCCGTACGCACACGGCGAGGTGCTCTCGATCGCGTTCGCCGGCAAGGGGCAGGAGCAGGACACGGGGGCGAAGATGATCCACGCGGCCTCGCACACCTCTTCGGTGATCACTTCCAAGTCCATAAGCAAGGACGGCGGGATCGCTACGTACCGCGGTCTGGTGAAGGTGGAGGAGGGGGTGAGGGGTGCGCGCTCACACGTGGTGTGCGATGCCCTCATCATGGACCCGCAGTCGGTGTCCCGGACGTTCCCGTACATGGAGATCAAGTCGCCCCATGTGCACATGGAACACGAGGCGAAGGTGAGCAGGGTGAGTGAGCAGCAGCTCTTCTACCTCATGTCGCGGGGGTTCTCGGAGGATGAGGCTGCGGCGATGATCGTGAACGGGTTCATCGATCCGCTCGTGAAGCAGCTCCCCATGGAGTACGCGGTGGAGCTGAACAGGCTCATCGAGCTCGAAATGGAGGGTTCCGTTGGTTAA